The following proteins are co-located in the Acidobacteriota bacterium genome:
- a CDS encoding thioredoxin family protein, translating into MRTLRRLAQPSSPLLEGRWPTARLCMRIATVLLVVAGAGALLSAQARRPRAEIVTHAPTVVAAGGDARVALVATLPEGLHVQSDAPRDPSLIPTVLTIDAPAGVTVRHLIYPTPSDFEQEGQPQPLAVFDHEFVAGAEIAIAADVSAGTLTIPGRLRYQACDDRICFAPQTAPVEWTVTVASAGTATAGMDTPVFARLAQGRTTDPGAAPVARAIAPQDAAPAQPTPASDADIHAALDRFTVLGTTGGYLRSADFLQFVSDAERGVVQKGLLDGRGPVAILLIVLLGGLALNLTPCVLPMVPINLAIIGAGAKAGSRQRGFVLGLAYGAAMALVYGILGLVVILTAGTFGTLNASPWFNLGIALLFVVLALAMFDVILIDFSTLAAGPSTQGRSGSIPLAFTMGGVAALLAGACVAPVVIQVILFSSSLYAGGTSLALALPFVLGLGMALPWPLAGAGMAWLPKPGAWMVRVKQAMGLLILATAVYYGYLAWTIFDNRRVDAGAVAESVQARLEEGWTASLADGLAQAEREGKPVLLDFWATWCKNCLTMDATTFEDAGVKAALDGYVKIKVQAEDPDAEPSRALLSRFNAVGLPTYVVLRPR; encoded by the coding sequence GTGCGCACCCTCCGCCGGCTCGCCCAGCCCTCTTCTCCCCTTCTCGAAGGCCGATGGCCGACGGCCCGCCTGTGCATGCGCATCGCCACGGTGCTGCTCGTCGTCGCCGGCGCGGGCGCGCTGCTGAGCGCGCAGGCGCGGCGGCCGCGCGCCGAGATCGTCACGCACGCACCCACTGTCGTGGCAGCGGGCGGCGACGCGCGGGTGGCGCTCGTGGCGACCCTGCCCGAGGGGCTGCACGTGCAGTCGGACGCGCCGCGCGATCCGTCGCTCATCCCGACGGTGCTGACCATCGACGCGCCGGCGGGCGTCACCGTGCGGCACCTGATCTACCCGACACCTTCGGACTTCGAGCAGGAAGGGCAGCCGCAGCCCCTCGCCGTGTTCGATCACGAGTTCGTCGCGGGTGCCGAGATCGCGATCGCTGCAGACGTCTCCGCCGGCACGCTGACCATCCCCGGCCGCCTGCGCTATCAGGCCTGCGACGATCGCATCTGCTTCGCGCCGCAGACGGCCCCAGTCGAGTGGACCGTCACCGTTGCGTCGGCAGGGACCGCTACCGCAGGTATGGACACGCCCGTGTTCGCGCGGTTGGCGCAGGGGCGGACGACGGATCCCGGTGCCGCTCCCGTCGCGCGTGCGATCGCGCCGCAGGACGCCGCGCCCGCGCAGCCGACTCCGGCCTCCGACGCCGACATCCACGCAGCACTCGACCGCTTCACCGTGCTCGGCACCACAGGCGGGTACCTGCGGTCTGCCGACTTCCTGCAGTTTGTCTCGGATGCCGAACGCGGCGTGGTGCAGAAGGGCCTGCTCGACGGCCGCGGCCCGGTGGCCATCCTGCTCATCGTGCTGCTCGGCGGCCTCGCGCTGAACCTCACGCCGTGCGTCCTGCCGATGGTGCCGATCAACCTCGCGATCATCGGCGCCGGGGCGAAGGCCGGCTCACGCCAGCGCGGCTTCGTGCTGGGCCTCGCGTACGGCGCGGCGATGGCGCTCGTCTACGGCATCCTCGGACTCGTGGTGATCCTCACGGCGGGCACGTTCGGCACGCTGAACGCGTCGCCGTGGTTCAACCTCGGGATCGCGCTGCTCTTCGTGGTGCTCGCCTTGGCGATGTTCGACGTGATCCTGATCGACTTCTCCACGCTCGCCGCGGGTCCGTCGACGCAGGGCCGCAGCGGCTCGATTCCGCTCGCCTTCACGATGGGCGGCGTGGCGGCGCTGCTTGCCGGCGCGTGCGTCGCGCCGGTCGTCATCCAGGTGATTCTCTTCTCGAGCAGCCTGTACGCGGGCGGCACGTCGCTCGCGCTGGCGCTGCCGTTCGTGCTCGGGCTCGGCATGGCGCTGCCGTGGCCGCTCGCGGGCGCCGGCATGGCGTGGCTGCCGAAGCCGGGCGCGTGGATGGTGCGCGTGAAGCAGGCGATGGGCCTGCTCATCCTCGCCACGGCCGTCTACTACGGCTATCTCGCGTGGACGATCTTCGACAATCGCCGCGTCGACGCGGGGGCCGTTGCGGAGAGCGTGCAGGCACGGCTCGAAGAGGGCTGGACCGCCTCACTCGCAGACGGTCTCGCGCAGGCCGAACGCGAGGGCAAGCCGGTCCTGCTCGACTTCTGGGCCACATGGTGCAAGAACTGCCTGACCATGGACGCGACGACGTTCGAGGATGCGGGAGTGAAGGCCGCGCTCGACGGGTACGTGAAGATCAAGGTCCAGGCCGAAGACCCCGACGCCGAACCCTCACGCGCCCTCCTCTCCCGCTTCAACGCCGTGGGCCTGCCGACGTACGTCGTCCTCCGTCCGCGCTGA
- a CDS encoding exo-alpha-sialidase produces the protein MRHPLPAAAALPLAMLFLPGASIANGQPATPPAPAQSVTRPAASVQHVDVYRVAGRYGGWPANHGIWAWGNEILVGFEAGYFKDSKTSHSIDYSRPAEHLLARSMDGGVTWTVEHPADLKPPPGLQQAGVPAEAGGRPVAESPGGIPFTHPDFVFTARMASIHVGPSRFYYSIDRGRTWKGPYALPDFGTPGIAARTDYIVDGPQTMTIFLTAAKSNEKEGRVIAARTTDGGKTWTRLAYVHDEAAGNEFGIMPSTVRLSPTALYTTVRYRRFIEAFRSDDNGLTWTGVTRAVPDTGRGNPPSLVKLADGRLVVTFGYRAEPYGMRARVSTDQGRTWSDDIVLRSDGGTWDLGYPRTVVRPDGKLVTVYYYNQGDTERFVGATIWEP, from the coding sequence ATGCGTCATCCCCTCCCCGCTGCCGCGGCACTGCCGCTGGCGATGTTGTTCCTGCCGGGCGCGTCGATCGCGAACGGTCAACCTGCAACCCCACCTGCTCCGGCCCAATCGGTGACACGACCCGCCGCGTCCGTGCAGCACGTCGACGTCTACCGCGTCGCCGGGCGCTACGGCGGCTGGCCCGCCAATCATGGCATCTGGGCCTGGGGTAACGAGATTCTCGTCGGTTTCGAGGCCGGATACTTCAAGGACAGCAAGACCAGCCACTCCATCGACTACTCGCGTCCGGCCGAACATCTGCTCGCGCGCAGCATGGACGGCGGCGTCACGTGGACGGTCGAGCACCCCGCCGATCTCAAACCGCCGCCAGGATTGCAGCAGGCGGGCGTGCCGGCCGAAGCCGGCGGCCGGCCCGTCGCCGAGAGCCCGGGCGGCATCCCGTTCACACACCCTGATTTCGTGTTCACCGCGCGCATGGCGAGCATCCACGTCGGGCCGTCGCGCTTCTACTACTCGATCGATCGCGGCCGCACGTGGAAGGGCCCATACGCACTGCCCGACTTCGGTACGCCCGGCATCGCCGCACGCACCGACTACATCGTCGACGGCCCGCAGACGATGACGATCTTCCTGACGGCGGCCAAGTCCAACGAGAAGGAGGGACGCGTGATCGCGGCGCGCACGACCGACGGCGGCAAGACGTGGACGCGCCTCGCGTACGTGCACGACGAGGCGGCGGGCAACGAGTTCGGCATCATGCCGTCCACCGTGCGGCTCTCGCCCACGGCGCTCTACACGACGGTACGCTATCGGCGGTTCATCGAAGCGTTCAGGTCCGACGACAACGGCCTCACGTGGACGGGTGTGACACGCGCCGTGCCTGACACGGGCCGCGGGAATCCACCGAGCCTCGTGAAGCTCGCCGACGGGCGTCTCGTCGTCACGTTCGGCTATCGGGCGGAGCCTTATGGCATGCGTGCGCGCGTGAGCACCGACCAGGGACGCACGTGGAGCGACGACATCGTGCTGCGCTCCGACGGCGGCACGTGGGACCTTGGCTACCCACGCACGGTCGTGCGTCCTGACGGCAAGCTCGTCACGGTCTACTACTACAACCAGGGCGACACCGAACGCTTCGTCGGCGCCACCATCTGGGAACCATAG
- a CDS encoding amidohydrolase gives MRESRIIWNTFQKSLRWIVAAGLGAGAGGAVAWSVAQEREKDPPMGQAIFVGDTVLRPYDPTPALVTKETRVDRAKYPATDIHAHWPASVEPAALLKAMDDLGVERSVNLSGGFGAQLDRMLARYHDASPGRLVIFGNIDFSRIDEPTFAADHVTMLERAHARGMAGVKIFKSLGLTIKDRSGRVVPIDDPRIDPIWEACGRLRIPVLIHSSDPVAFFQPIDEKNERWLQLKRHPDWSFHGPGFPAREEVLAQRDRMVAKHPKTTFIAAHLGDNGEDLAALARRLERHPNMVVDLSAREAEMGRQPYTARAFLIRWQDSVLFGTDRYPGRPDQPRHRLYYRLLETSDEYFKYYDHPFPTTGEWRVYGLHLPDDVLRKIYQSNADRVLGWKVEDR, from the coding sequence ATGCGAGAGTCTCGCATCATCTGGAACACGTTTCAAAAATCTCTGCGATGGATCGTTGCGGCAGGGCTTGGTGCGGGCGCCGGTGGGGCCGTCGCCTGGAGCGTGGCGCAGGAGCGGGAGAAGGATCCGCCGATGGGGCAGGCGATCTTCGTGGGCGACACGGTGCTCCGGCCCTACGACCCCACGCCGGCGCTCGTGACGAAGGAGACGCGCGTCGATCGCGCGAAGTATCCGGCCACCGACATCCACGCGCACTGGCCGGCGAGCGTGGAACCTGCGGCGCTGTTGAAGGCCATGGACGATCTCGGCGTCGAGCGCTCGGTGAACCTGAGCGGCGGCTTCGGCGCGCAGCTCGATCGCATGCTCGCGCGCTATCACGACGCGTCGCCCGGACGCCTGGTCATCTTCGGCAACATCGACTTCAGCCGCATCGACGAGCCGACGTTCGCCGCCGATCACGTGACGATGCTCGAACGCGCGCACGCACGCGGCATGGCGGGCGTCAAGATCTTCAAGAGCCTCGGCCTCACCATCAAGGATCGCAGCGGACGCGTGGTGCCCATCGACGACCCGCGCATCGATCCGATCTGGGAGGCGTGCGGGCGCCTGCGCATTCCCGTCCTCATCCACTCGTCAGATCCAGTGGCGTTCTTCCAGCCGATCGACGAGAAGAACGAGCGCTGGCTCCAGTTGAAGCGGCACCCTGACTGGAGCTTCCACGGTCCCGGCTTCCCTGCGCGCGAGGAGGTGCTGGCGCAGCGCGATCGCATGGTCGCGAAGCATCCGAAGACGACGTTCATCGCTGCGCACCTCGGCGACAACGGCGAGGATCTCGCGGCGCTGGCGCGCCGGCTCGAACGCCACCCGAACATGGTCGTGGACCTCTCGGCGCGCGAGGCCGAAATGGGTCGCCAGCCGTACACGGCGCGCGCGTTCCTGATTCGCTGGCAGGATAGCGTGCTCTTCGGCACCGACAGGTATCCCGGCCGTCCGGATCAGCCGCGGCACCGCCTCTATTACCGCCTGCTCGAAACGTCCGACGAGTACTTCAAGTACTACGACCACCCGTTCCCGACCACGGGCGAGTGGCGCGTCTACGGCCTGCACCTGCCGGACGATGTGTTGCGAAAGATTTACCAATCGAACGCGGATCGCGTGCTGGGCTGGAAGGTGGAGGACAGATAG
- a CDS encoding serine/threonine protein kinase yields the protein MAWQVAGYETDADKPFDQGSFGTVWLARRKADGARVALKLVLRDHAADAAERIEAERRGAMLQRSFHDAHGMVPAVYDVGYDRDGDLYIAMELIQGGALSDAIAMGAVAPLDAARHAAAICAFLQRAHSFTTTIEGDHYDRLVHADLKPGHIFVRPSGGVIVLDFGIAKALDKSKPLTTNNWGTSAYMSPERLIDGRVDEHVDFWSVGVMLYEMLAGHRPYRTLQAPAFKSQLERAIRGNAPREPLPVAVPAALSAIVDKLLAYQPDRRYGSAAAIKADLATFLEGGEPMALAEYDTPATTRVAPHADADQPTTRRDQEWHDAAVGLGWAGSPVRAVGPVPATDPLPFVPPPLPVADVPLARPLDAAGAPASSPAVGATRWPRLRRIRRLLRVAALLAALYAVTSEAVACAGAERLRAAVPAIDGATLATAEANYDDVARTGPLDLGLRWRVNGRLRSHLVGLADRVIEDYRSDQPSLTLTDWKQAQRALLWALRLSPGDRIARARLQLCDAHIIRISNRPGRSEATQATYRRAIDRFRAASRLDAVSFDPYLGIARVAVYGLVPADVDLASEAMAAAQQRGYTPGRRERAQLADGHMRRGETLRREARNVSGEERLHALEGARASFEACIEAFEPILGFANAAKNIEICKDHVKRVDEELAAATSRGPS from the coding sequence ATGGCGTGGCAGGTGGCGGGTTACGAGACCGATGCGGACAAGCCCTTCGATCAGGGCAGCTTCGGCACGGTGTGGCTGGCGCGGCGCAAGGCCGATGGTGCGCGCGTGGCGTTGAAGCTGGTGCTCCGCGACCACGCGGCAGACGCCGCCGAGCGTATCGAGGCCGAGCGTCGCGGCGCGATGCTGCAGCGCAGCTTCCACGACGCCCACGGCATGGTGCCCGCGGTGTACGACGTCGGCTACGACCGCGACGGCGACCTCTACATCGCGATGGAGTTGATCCAGGGCGGAGCGCTCTCCGACGCGATTGCGATGGGCGCTGTGGCACCACTGGACGCGGCGCGGCACGCGGCGGCCATCTGCGCGTTCCTCCAGCGCGCGCACAGCTTCACCACCACGATTGAAGGCGATCACTATGACCGCCTCGTTCACGCGGATCTGAAGCCGGGGCACATCTTCGTCAGGCCGTCGGGTGGCGTGATCGTGCTCGACTTCGGGATCGCGAAGGCGCTCGACAAGTCCAAGCCGCTCACCACGAACAACTGGGGAACGTCGGCGTACATGTCGCCCGAGCGTCTCATCGACGGCCGCGTGGACGAGCACGTCGACTTCTGGTCCGTCGGCGTCATGCTCTACGAGATGCTGGCGGGGCACAGGCCCTACCGCACCCTCCAGGCGCCCGCCTTCAAGAGCCAGCTCGAACGCGCGATTCGCGGCAACGCGCCGCGCGAGCCGCTGCCTGTCGCGGTGCCTGCCGCGCTCTCGGCGATCGTCGACAAGCTGCTCGCGTACCAGCCCGATCGACGGTACGGCAGCGCCGCCGCCATCAAGGCCGATCTGGCGACCTTCCTCGAAGGTGGCGAGCCGATGGCGCTCGCCGAGTACGACACGCCCGCCACCACGCGCGTGGCACCCCACGCCGACGCCGATCAGCCGACGACACGCCGCGATCAGGAGTGGCACGATGCGGCCGTGGGACTCGGGTGGGCCGGGTCGCCGGTACGGGCCGTCGGTCCGGTTCCGGCGACGGATCCGCTGCCATTCGTACCTCCGCCCTTGCCAGTCGCGGATGTGCCCCTTGCGCGGCCGCTGGACGCGGCGGGCGCGCCGGCGTCCTCGCCGGCGGTGGGTGCGACGAGATGGCCACGCCTGCGTCGCATACGCCGACTGCTGCGCGTGGCGGCATTGCTGGCCGCCCTCTATGCCGTCACGAGCGAAGCGGTGGCCTGCGCCGGCGCCGAGCGCTTGCGCGCGGCGGTGCCCGCCATCGACGGCGCCACGCTCGCGACCGCCGAAGCGAATTACGACGATGTGGCGAGGACGGGGCCGCTCGACCTGGGTTTGCGTTGGCGCGTGAACGGGCGGCTGCGGTCGCACCTGGTGGGTCTTGCCGATCGCGTGATCGAGGACTACCGCAGCGACCAGCCGTCGCTCACGCTCACGGACTGGAAGCAGGCGCAGCGCGCGCTGCTGTGGGCACTCCGGTTGTCGCCCGGCGATCGCATCGCGCGGGCTCGCCTTCAGTTGTGCGACGCGCACATCATCCGCATCTCCAATCGTCCCGGGCGATCGGAGGCCACGCAGGCCACCTACAGGCGCGCGATCGATCGCTTCAGGGCCGCGAGTCGCCTCGACGCGGTCTCGTTCGATCCGTACCTGGGAATCGCGCGCGTGGCCGTCTACGGTCTCGTGCCCGCCGACGTCGACCTCGCGTCGGAGGCGATGGCTGCCGCGCAGCAGCGCGGGTACACGCCGGGCCGTCGCGAACGCGCGCAGTTGGCGGACGGGCACATGCGGCGCGGCGAGACGCTGCGGCGCGAAGCGCGCAACGTGTCCGGGGAGGAACGCCTGCACGCGCTCGAAGGGGCGCGTGCGAGCTTCGAGGCGTGCATCGAGGCGTTCGAGCCGATCCTCGGCTTCGCGAACGCCGCGAAGAACATCGAGATCTGCAAGGACCACGTCAAGCGCGTGGACGAGGAACTGGCCGCCGCCACGTCCCGAGGGCCCTCCTGA
- a CDS encoding serine/threonine-protein phosphatase, producing the protein MADATIGTAFAASSRSDAGRVRTNNEDLPVLDRERGIVGVIDGVGGHAAGETAAAIAREVILQRLARPLGTPSERVREAIALANNEIYRRASASPDLTGMTCVATIALVAGGHLTIGHVGDSRLYKIGAGGVVKLTHDHSPIGEREDAGELDELAAMRHPRRHEVFRDVGSALRDKDEPDYVEVVETTFEDDAAVLVCSDGLTDMVPATTIDSVVRAHAGDVEAVTEALVAAANDAGGRDNVTVVYAEGPRFARRLAESASTLPAQISRTADDDTHTRGTGGRATWFVLGVLVGLAAALLAVWRLSIAPPVGGRTIVAAAVASDTVAGLATAVHDARPGDVIRLEPGTYAESVDVPDGVSLRARVPGASIFVRPSTASGDWTAIVAGGPAGGAISGVRIVSTDDAPVDVGIRLSGQGRAIELLQIDGARRAAVELLPDASATLMGTHVSGPGTAVALRDRSRLEASDSIFIRQSAPAPGPAPDVSAIVLHAGASAVLRRNAFVGFGPSPVAGLSAPERDAVRTDNVVVHARPDETRRAGGDR; encoded by the coding sequence GTGGCTGACGCGACGATCGGCACGGCGTTCGCGGCCTCGTCGCGGTCCGACGCAGGACGCGTGCGCACCAACAACGAGGATCTGCCGGTGCTCGATCGCGAGCGCGGGATCGTCGGCGTGATCGACGGCGTGGGTGGACACGCCGCCGGCGAGACGGCGGCCGCCATCGCGCGCGAGGTGATCCTCCAGCGTCTTGCGCGTCCGCTCGGCACGCCGTCGGAGCGCGTCAGGGAAGCGATCGCCCTGGCGAACAACGAGATCTACCGTCGCGCGTCGGCATCGCCCGATCTCACCGGCATGACGTGCGTGGCCACTATCGCGCTCGTGGCCGGCGGACACCTCACGATCGGCCATGTCGGCGACAGTCGCCTGTACAAGATCGGCGCCGGCGGCGTCGTGAAGCTCACGCACGATCACTCGCCGATCGGCGAACGTGAAGACGCGGGCGAGCTCGACGAACTCGCCGCGATGCGCCACCCGCGCCGGCACGAAGTGTTTCGCGACGTGGGCAGCGCGCTGCGCGACAAGGACGAGCCCGACTACGTAGAGGTTGTCGAGACCACGTTCGAAGACGATGCGGCGGTGCTGGTGTGCAGCGATGGGCTCACGGACATGGTGCCGGCGACGACGATCGACAGCGTGGTGCGCGCGCACGCGGGCGACGTCGAGGCCGTGACGGAGGCGCTCGTAGCGGCGGCCAATGATGCCGGTGGACGCGACAACGTGACGGTGGTCTATGCCGAAGGGCCGCGATTCGCGCGCCGGCTGGCCGAGTCCGCTTCCACATTGCCGGCGCAGATTTCGCGGACGGCTGACGACGACACGCACACGCGCGGCACCGGTGGTCGCGCGACCTGGTTCGTGCTCGGCGTGCTCGTCGGTCTTGCTGCCGCACTGCTCGCTGTGTGGCGACTGTCGATTGCGCCGCCGGTCGGTGGTCGCACGATCGTTGCCGCGGCCGTGGCATCCGACACCGTCGCCGGCCTGGCCACCGCCGTGCACGACGCGCGTCCGGGCGATGTGATCCGTCTCGAGCCCGGTACGTACGCCGAGTCCGTCGACGTGCCGGACGGCGTGTCGCTTCGCGCGCGCGTGCCCGGTGCGTCGATCTTCGTGCGTCCGTCGACGGCCAGCGGCGACTGGACCGCCATCGTCGCGGGCGGACCCGCCGGCGGCGCCATCAGCGGCGTCCGCATCGTGTCGACAGACGACGCACCCGTGGATGTCGGCATCAGGCTGAGCGGGCAGGGGCGGGCGATCGAACTGCTCCAGATCGACGGCGCGAGGCGGGCGGCCGTGGAACTGCTGCCGGACGCATCGGCCACGCTGATGGGCACGCATGTCTCGGGACCCGGCACCGCGGTCGCGCTGCGCGATCGCAGCAGGCTCGAAGCATCGGACAGCATCTTCATCCGCCAGTCCGCGCCAGCACCTGGACCCGCACCAGACGTCTCGGCCATCGTCCTGCACGCGGGTGCATCGGCGGTGCTGCGCAGGAATGCGTTCGTCGGGTTCGGTCCGTCGCCGGTCGCCGGCCTGTCGGCACCAGAGCGCGACGCAGTTCGGACAGACAACGTGGTGGTGCATGCTCGTCCTGACGAGACGCGCCGCGCCGGTGGGGACCGCTGA
- a CDS encoding winged helix-turn-helix domain-containing protein, producing MRVAFGRFTFDSDTRELLDAGARVHLSPKAFDLLALLLERRPAVVSKRDIHDRVWRDTFVSEASLSVVIAEIRQVLGDDSRQSAFVRTVHRVGYAFSGPAQTLAAPRADQGPATPLCWLVYQDRAIPLTPGEHVIGRDPRCAVWVDASGVSRRHARVDVGADATLVCDLDSSNGTFVAGQRVTTPRPLADGDILELGAATLTYRAWSDGTGARTERVARRS from the coding sequence ATGCGGGTTGCCTTCGGACGCTTCACCTTCGATTCGGACACACGCGAACTGCTCGACGCGGGTGCGCGCGTCCACCTGTCGCCCAAGGCGTTCGATCTCCTGGCGCTCCTGCTCGAACGCCGGCCCGCCGTGGTCAGCAAGCGCGACATCCACGACCGCGTGTGGCGCGACACGTTCGTCAGCGAGGCCAGCCTCAGCGTCGTGATCGCGGAGATCCGCCAGGTGCTCGGCGACGACTCACGGCAGTCGGCGTTCGTCCGCACCGTCCACCGCGTGGGCTACGCCTTCAGCGGTCCGGCGCAGACGCTCGCCGCGCCGCGCGCAGACCAGGGTCCGGCGACGCCGCTGTGCTGGCTCGTGTATCAGGACAGAGCCATCCCGCTCACGCCGGGCGAACACGTCATCGGACGCGATCCGCGCTGCGCCGTGTGGGTCGACGCATCCGGCGTCTCCCGTCGCCATGCGCGCGTCGACGTGGGCGCAGACGCCACGCTCGTCTGCGACCTCGATTCGAGCAACGGTACTTTCGTCGCCGGCCAGCGCGTCACCACGCCCCGCCCGCTCGCCGACGGCGACATCCTCGAACTCGGCGCCGCCACCCTCACCTACCGCGCCTGGTCCGACGGCACCGGCGCCAGAACGGAACGCGTCGCCCGACGGTCGTAG
- a CDS encoding DUF3662 domain-containing protein, whose amino-acid sequence MTTVKAPSGRDIWRAVREELSLNLYALPYSTLAPTIYHVYLHPEDHEAIAGVSAAVADQVKQALTEEVARLNRGMDGRVKTIMARLLERDRLAPIEVPPGGWEVHIRQDPDGELARGQIGIVSTLAMPAPVEYAGTPTTRIVRSVVGASGRTATVTHEPVAAPVAPPAAGVPRPLPGAPPAGDVRTTDVRGGRDRARLTYRDDRGTHTFVMRKDTIAIGRGGSAVWVDVQVMATPRVSREHVRIGLGADGTFFVQDVSLWGTTVDDTPVPPAVKGPEGVARPGPEFPLPARARIGLAGIVTFDFEALV is encoded by the coding sequence ATGACGACGGTGAAGGCACCGAGTGGGCGCGACATCTGGCGGGCGGTCCGGGAGGAGCTGTCACTCAACCTGTACGCGCTGCCGTACAGCACGCTCGCGCCGACCATCTATCACGTCTACCTGCACCCCGAGGACCACGAGGCCATCGCCGGCGTGTCGGCTGCCGTGGCGGATCAGGTGAAGCAGGCCCTCACCGAGGAAGTCGCACGCCTGAACCGCGGGATGGACGGGCGCGTGAAGACCATCATGGCGCGCCTGCTCGAGCGCGACAGGCTTGCGCCCATCGAGGTGCCGCCTGGCGGATGGGAGGTCCACATCCGCCAGGATCCCGACGGCGAGCTCGCGCGCGGCCAGATCGGCATCGTCTCCACGCTCGCGATGCCCGCGCCCGTGGAGTACGCCGGCACGCCCACCACGCGCATCGTGCGCAGCGTGGTCGGCGCGTCTGGACGGACGGCGACAGTGACGCACGAGCCCGTTGCCGCACCTGTTGCGCCCCCCGCCGCTGGAGTGCCGCGGCCACTGCCAGGCGCGCCGCCAGCCGGCGACGTCAGGACGACCGACGTACGCGGCGGCCGCGACAGGGCGCGCCTCACGTATCGCGACGATCGCGGCACGCACACCTTCGTGATGCGTAAGGACACGATTGCCATCGGACGCGGCGGCAGCGCCGTGTGGGTGGACGTGCAGGTGATGGCGACGCCGCGCGTCTCGCGCGAGCACGTCAGGATCGGTCTCGGCGCCGATGGCACGTTCTTCGTGCAGGACGTCAGCCTCTGGGGCACCACCGTCGACGACACGCCTGTCCCGCCGGCCGTGAAGGGACCCGAGGGCGTGGCCCGACCCGGCCCCGAGTTCCCGTTGCCCGCCCGCGCGCGCATCGGTCTGGCCGGCATCGTCACTTTCGACTTCGAGGCGCTGGTCTGA
- a CDS encoding PIG-L family deacetylase: MLRAAIATITFAILLGTALHAQPAGPIVILAPHPDDETLGAGGLIATRAGEGRRVVVVVVTDGRALLRRFGIDANPSEVEVAAMRKDETRRSVNILTHGKGEIVFMDIPNESLVAQRDVATQRMTTLLAELRPAELYVTSPFESHAEHVATNEIARTACAASRACGAVFEFIVTLKSGTDLSQLPRRQTSVDVSAHRELEHLALQQFRSHLDVISPKLPTPFEQHQYERYLTPLEPFLIDETRPR; the protein is encoded by the coding sequence ATGCTCCGGGCCGCCATCGCCACCATCACGTTCGCGATACTGCTCGGCACCGCGCTGCACGCCCAACCGGCAGGCCCCATTGTCATCCTTGCGCCGCATCCAGACGATGAGACGCTCGGTGCCGGGGGGCTCATCGCCACGCGCGCCGGTGAGGGACGCCGTGTCGTCGTGGTGGTCGTCACCGATGGACGGGCGCTGTTGCGGCGGTTCGGCATCGACGCCAACCCGAGTGAAGTCGAAGTGGCGGCGATGCGCAAGGATGAGACCCGCCGTTCGGTGAACATCCTCACGCACGGCAAGGGCGAGATCGTCTTCATGGACATCCCGAACGAGTCCCTCGTGGCGCAACGGGACGTCGCCACGCAGCGCATGACAACGCTGCTCGCCGAACTCCGGCCCGCCGAACTGTACGTGACAAGTCCGTTCGAGAGTCACGCCGAACACGTGGCGACCAACGAGATCGCCCGAACGGCGTGCGCCGCATCGCGCGCGTGCGGGGCGGTGTTCGAGTTCATCGTCACACTGAAGAGCGGCACGGACCTGTCGCAACTCCCGCGCCGGCAGACGTCAGTGGATGTGTCGGCGCACCGCGAGCTCGAGCACCTGGCACTCCAGCAGTTCCGCAGCCACCTCGACGTGATCTCTCCGAAGCTGCCCACTCCGTTCGAGCAGCATCAGTACGAACGGTACCTGACGCCGCTGGAGCCGTTCCTGATCGACGAGACGAGGCCACGGTAG